One segment of Bacteroides caecimuris DNA contains the following:
- a CDS encoding efflux RND transporter periplasmic adaptor subunit, whose product MKKEFGFVLAAAILLAGCGQKKETTTTTARPVKTTIVESRSIIRKDFSGIVEAVEYVKLAFRVNGQIIQLPVIEGQKVKKGQLIAAIDPRDIALQYAATKSAYETASAQVERNKRLLSRQAISVQEYEISLANFQKAKSEYELSANNMRDTKLTAPFDGSIEKRLVENYQRVNSGEGIVQLVNTHNLRIKFTIPDAYLYLLRAKEPHFLVEFDTFKGHVFQAKLEEYLDISTDGTGIPVSITIDDPSFDRDLYAVKPGFTCSIRFTADVGPLVQDSWTIVPLSAVFGESEGNKMYVWVVEDNKVHKREVTVNAPTGEAQALISEGLKPGEEIVIAGVYQLVEGESITTVDRETI is encoded by the coding sequence ATGAAAAAGGAATTTGGATTCGTCTTGGCAGCCGCAATCTTGCTGGCCGGCTGCGGACAGAAAAAAGAAACGACAACAACAACTGCACGTCCCGTAAAGACTACGATTGTCGAGTCAAGATCGATTATCAGAAAAGATTTCTCGGGAATCGTGGAAGCGGTGGAATATGTGAAGCTGGCTTTCCGGGTCAACGGGCAAATCATCCAGCTTCCTGTCATCGAAGGACAGAAAGTGAAAAAAGGACAACTCATCGCGGCTATCGACCCCAGAGACATCGCGTTGCAATATGCCGCTACGAAATCGGCATACGAAACGGCTTCGGCACAAGTGGAACGCAACAAACGGCTCCTCTCCCGGCAAGCGATCTCCGTACAGGAATATGAAATCAGCCTCGCCAACTTCCAGAAGGCGAAGTCTGAATACGAACTGTCTGCCAACAATATGCGCGACACCAAGCTGACAGCTCCTTTCGACGGTTCTATCGAAAAACGACTGGTGGAAAACTATCAGCGTGTCAACTCCGGTGAGGGTATCGTGCAGCTTGTCAATACGCACAATCTGCGTATCAAATTCACCATTCCGGATGCGTATCTTTATTTGTTGCGTGCCAAAGAGCCGCATTTCCTGGTAGAGTTCGACACATTTAAAGGACACGTGTTTCAAGCGAAACTGGAAGAATATCTTGATATTTCTACAGATGGCACAGGAATTCCGGTCAGCATCACGATTGACGATCCGTCATTCGACCGCGACCTGTATGCTGTGAAACCCGGTTTCACGTGCAGCATCCGTTTCACGGCAGATGTAGGTCCGTTGGTGCAGGATAGCTGGACGATCGTACCGCTTAGTGCCGTATTCGGCGAAAGCGAAGGGAATAAAATGTATGTCTGGGTGGTAGAAGACAATAAAGTCCACAAACGGGAAGTAACCGTCAACGCCCCGACCGGAGAAGCACAGGCGCTCATCTCGGAAGGTTTGAAACCCGGTGAAGAAATCGTCATAGCAGGCGTATACCAACTAGTAGAAGGAGAATCTATCACAACTGTTGACAGGGAGACTATCTGA
- a CDS encoding efflux RND transporter permease subunit, whose protein sequence is MSLAKYSLDNTKIIYFFLAVLLIGGITSFGKLGKKEDAPFVIKSAVIMTRYPGAEPAEVERLITEPISREIQSMSGAYKIKSESMYGLSKITFELQPSLSASSIPQKWDELRRKVLNIQPQLPSGASAPTVSDDFGDVFGIYYGLTADDGYTYEEMRNWAERIKTQVVTADGVMKVALFGTQTEVVNIFISTNKLVGMGIDPKQLASLLQSQNQIINTGEIRAGEQQLRVTANGMYTTVDDIRNQVITTKAGQVKLGDIAVIEKGYMDPPSNIMHVNGKRAIGIGVSTDPQRDVVQTGKNVKAKLDELLPLMPVGLELQSLYLENEIANEANNGFIINLIESILIVIVIIMLVMGLRAGMLIGSSLIFSIGGTLLIMSFFGVGLNRTSLAGFIIAMGMLVDNAIVVTDNAQIAIARGVDRRKALIDGATGPQWGLLGATFIAICSFLPLYLAPSAVAEIVKPLFVVLAISLGLSWILALTQTTVFGNFILKAKAKDGTKDPYDKPFYHKFASILHTMIRRKTLTLGSMAVLFVASLVIMGMMPQNFFPSLDKPYFRADVFYPDGYSINDVVKEMKSVEEHLAKQPEVKKVSITFGSTPLRYYLASTSVGPKPNFANVLVELTDSKYSKEYEEDFDAYMKANYPNAITRTSLFKLSPAVDAAIEIGFIGPNVDTLVALTNQALEIMHRNPDLINIRNSWGNKVPVWKPVYSPERAQPLGVSRQGMAQSIQIGTTGMTLGEYRQGDQVLPILLKDNTVDSFRINDLRTLPVFGTGNETTSLEQVVSEFDFQYRFSNVKDYNRQMVMMAQCDPRRGVNAIAAFNEVWPLMQKEIKVPEGYTMKYFGEQESQVESNEALAKNLPLTFFLMFVTLLFLFRTYRKPIVILLMLPLIFIGIVLGLVVLGKSFDFFSILGLLGLIGMNIKNAIVLVDQIDTETTMGKKPLDAVVSATTSRIVPVAMASGTTILGMLPLLFDAMFGGMAATIMGGLLVASALTLFVLPVAYCAILRIKG, encoded by the coding sequence ATGAGTTTAGCCAAATATTCATTAGATAATACGAAAATCATCTATTTCTTTCTTGCTGTATTGCTGATTGGGGGAATCACTTCCTTCGGCAAGCTGGGTAAGAAAGAGGATGCTCCTTTCGTCATAAAGTCGGCGGTTATTATGACCCGCTATCCGGGCGCCGAGCCGGCAGAAGTGGAGCGGTTGATTACCGAGCCTATCTCTCGCGAGATCCAAAGTATGAGCGGTGCGTACAAGATTAAATCAGAATCGATGTACGGGCTCTCGAAAATCACATTCGAGTTGCAACCTTCCTTGTCGGCAAGCTCCATTCCGCAGAAGTGGGATGAGTTGCGACGGAAGGTACTTAATATACAGCCACAATTGCCGAGCGGTGCTTCTGCACCGACGGTTTCCGATGATTTCGGCGACGTGTTCGGTATCTATTACGGTCTGACGGCGGACGACGGTTACACATACGAAGAGATGCGCAACTGGGCGGAACGGATCAAAACGCAGGTAGTGACGGCGGACGGAGTGATGAAAGTCGCCCTGTTCGGGACGCAGACGGAGGTGGTTAATATTTTTATTTCCACCAATAAGCTCGTAGGTATGGGCATCGACCCGAAACAGCTTGCCAGTCTGTTGCAATCGCAGAACCAGATTATCAATACCGGAGAAATCCGTGCCGGCGAGCAACAACTCCGAGTGACCGCCAACGGTATGTATACCACCGTAGACGATATCCGCAACCAGGTGATTACCACCAAAGCCGGACAAGTGAAACTGGGCGATATCGCCGTCATCGAAAAAGGGTACATGGACCCTCCATCCAACATCATGCACGTGAACGGCAAACGTGCCATCGGCATCGGCGTCTCCACCGACCCGCAACGGGACGTGGTGCAGACGGGCAAGAACGTGAAAGCCAAACTGGACGAATTGTTGCCACTGATGCCTGTGGGACTGGAACTGCAAAGCCTGTATCTGGAGAACGAAATTGCCAACGAAGCCAACAACGGATTTATCATCAACCTGATCGAATCGATTCTGATTGTTATTGTAATCATCATGTTGGTGATGGGTTTGCGCGCAGGTATGCTGATCGGCTCGTCACTGATTTTCTCTATTGGCGGCACATTGCTTATCATGTCTTTCTTCGGTGTCGGGCTGAACCGTACTTCGTTGGCGGGATTTATCATCGCCATGGGGATGCTGGTGGATAACGCCATCGTGGTAACGGACAATGCACAGATTGCCATCGCCCGCGGAGTAGACCGACGGAAAGCGCTGATAGACGGAGCAACCGGTCCGCAATGGGGATTGCTTGGGGCTACGTTCATCGCTATCTGTTCGTTCCTCCCGCTCTACCTTGCTCCTTCTGCCGTGGCGGAAATCGTGAAACCGCTTTTTGTGGTGCTTGCCATCTCGCTGGGATTGAGCTGGATACTCGCGCTGACGCAGACCACTGTTTTCGGTAACTTCATCCTGAAAGCGAAAGCAAAAGATGGCACGAAAGACCCGTATGACAAACCGTTCTACCATAAATTCGCCTCCATCCTCCACACGATGATTCGCAGGAAAACATTGACACTGGGTTCGATGGCAGTGCTCTTTGTTGCTTCGCTGGTTATTATGGGAATGATGCCGCAAAACTTCTTTCCTTCTCTCGATAAGCCTTATTTCCGGGCGGACGTGTTTTATCCCGACGGGTATAGCATCAATGATGTAGTGAAAGAGATGAAATCTGTAGAAGAGCATCTGGCAAAGCAGCCGGAAGTGAAGAAAGTGTCGATCACCTTCGGCAGCACGCCGCTAAGGTATTACCTGGCTTCTACTTCGGTGGGTCCGAAACCGAATTTTGCCAATGTATTGGTTGAGTTGACGGACAGTAAATATTCGAAAGAGTATGAGGAAGATTTCGACGCGTATATGAAGGCAAATTATCCGAATGCGATTACCCGTACCAGTCTGTTCAAACTGTCGCCTGCGGTGGATGCCGCTATCGAAATCGGGTTTATCGGTCCGAATGTGGACACGCTTGTGGCGCTCACCAACCAGGCTTTGGAAATTATGCACCGGAATCCGGATTTAATCAATATACGCAATTCGTGGGGAAATAAAGTTCCTGTATGGAAGCCTGTATATAGTCCCGAACGGGCGCAACCGTTAGGGGTATCGCGTCAGGGAATGGCACAAAGTATCCAGATCGGAACCACAGGCATGACGCTTGGAGAGTATCGACAGGGCGATCAGGTACTTCCTATCTTATTGAAGGATAACACGGTGGATTCGTTCCGCATCAATGACCTGCGCACGTTGCCCGTGTTCGGCACAGGCAATGAAACGACCAGTCTAGAACAGGTGGTATCGGAATTTGATTTCCAATATCGTTTCTCGAATGTGAAGGATTACAACCGGCAAATGGTGATGATGGCGCAATGCGATCCGCGTCGCGGAGTAAATGCGATTGCTGCTTTCAATGAGGTTTGGCCGCTGATGCAGAAAGAGATTAAAGTGCCGGAGGGGTATACGATGAAGTATTTCGGGGAGCAGGAAAGTCAGGTGGAGTCTAACGAGGCGTTGGCCAAGAATTTACCGTTGACGTTCTTCCTGATGTTCGTCACCCTATTGTTCCTCTTCCGCACCTATCGCAAACCTATCGTGATTCTGTTGATGTTGCCGTTGATTTTTATCGGCATCGTGCTGGGGCTAGTGGTGTTGGGCAAATCGTTCGACTTCTTCTCCATCCTCGGACTGTTGGGGTTGATAGGAATGAATATCAAGAACGCAATTGTATTAGTGGATCAAATTGATACTGAGACGACTATGGGCAAAAAGCCGTTGGATGCAGTGGTCAGTGCCACCACCAGTCGTATTGTCCCCGTAGCAATGGCGTCCGGCACTACCATTTTGGGGATGTTGCCCCTGTTGTTCGACGCAATGTTCGGTGGTATGGCGGCAACGATTATGGGAGGTTTGTTAGTGGCTTCGGCACTGACATTGTTTGTGCTGCCTGTGGCTTATTGTGCCATTCTGAGAATCAAAGGATAA
- a CDS encoding TolC family protein, translating into MKTQLITLSLLLLGLTAEAQQPSLSRETYRNKVEAYSQILKQQKLKTMASTEARKIAHTGFLPKIDVNADGTLNMSDLNAWNEPVGEYRNHTYQGVFIVSQPLYMGGALNAQHKIAQADERLNQLNEELTIDQIHYQSDAVYWNASASQAMLQAADKYQNIVKQQHDIIQDRFNDGMISRTDLLMISTRLKEAELQYIKARQNYTLALQKLNILMGEEPNNPVDSLYTIDAASAPVQILSLENVLQRRADYESTEVNIMKSQAQRKAALSQFNPQLNMYFSGGWATATPNLGYDVSFNPIVGINLNIPIFRWGARFKTNRQQKAYISIQKLQQSYVADNINEELSAALTKLTETEYQVKTAKETMNLANENLDLVSFSYNEGKANMVDVLSAQLSWTQAYTNLINAYLSEKMAVAEYRKVISE; encoded by the coding sequence ATGAAAACTCAACTTATCACTCTGTCTCTGCTGCTCCTCGGCCTCACAGCCGAGGCACAGCAACCATCTCTCAGCCGGGAAACTTACCGGAATAAAGTGGAAGCTTACAGTCAAATCCTGAAGCAACAGAAACTAAAGACGATGGCAAGTACGGAAGCACGGAAGATTGCTCACACGGGATTCTTGCCTAAAATTGATGTCAATGCGGACGGGACCCTCAACATGAGCGACCTTAATGCCTGGAACGAACCGGTAGGCGAATACCGTAACCATACCTATCAAGGTGTATTTATCGTCTCGCAACCGTTGTACATGGGCGGGGCACTCAACGCGCAGCACAAGATTGCCCAAGCGGATGAAAGGCTAAATCAACTAAATGAAGAGCTCACTATCGACCAGATTCATTATCAGAGTGATGCGGTCTACTGGAATGCTTCCGCTTCACAGGCTATGTTGCAGGCGGCGGACAAGTATCAAAATATCGTGAAGCAACAGCATGACATCATTCAGGATCGTTTTAACGACGGTATGATTAGCCGAACGGACTTATTAATGATTTCCACCCGGCTGAAAGAAGCGGAATTGCAATACATCAAGGCGCGTCAGAATTATACGCTGGCGCTGCAAAAGCTGAATATCCTGATGGGAGAAGAGCCGAACAATCCCGTAGACAGTCTGTACACAATTGACGCAGCTTCCGCTCCGGTGCAGATCCTTTCTCTGGAGAATGTACTGCAACGTCGTGCGGATTACGAAAGTACGGAGGTGAATATCATGAAAAGTCAGGCGCAACGCAAAGCGGCTCTTAGCCAGTTCAATCCGCAATTGAATATGTATTTCAGCGGCGGATGGGCTACAGCAACACCTAACCTCGGTTATGATGTTTCTTTCAATCCCATCGTCGGCATTAACCTGAATATACCGATCTTCCGTTGGGGAGCCCGGTTCAAAACCAACCGTCAGCAGAAAGCGTATATCAGCATACAGAAACTGCAACAAAGTTATGTGGCGGATAATATCAACGAAGAACTTTCTGCCGCCCTGACCAAACTGACGGAAACGGAATATCAAGTGAAAACCGCCAAAGAGACTATGAATCTGGCCAATGAGAATCTCGACTTGGTTTCTTTCTCTTATAATGAGGGAAAGGCAAATATGGTGGATGTACTCTCCGCACAATTGTCATGGACACAAGCGTACACCAATCTGATTAACGCGTATCTGTCGGAAAAGATGGCGGTAGCGGAATACAGAAAGGTGATTAGTGAATAA
- a CDS encoding sodium ion-translocating decarboxylase subunit beta codes for MNEIFENLYDMTAFSNIIAEPQFLIMYAIAFVLLYLGIKKQYEPLLLIPIAFGVLLANFPGGDMGVIQADENGMVMVNGVLKNIWEMPLHDIAHELGLMNFIYYMLIKTGFLPPIIFMGVGALTDFGPMLRNLHLSIFGAAAQLGIFTVLLVAILMGFTPQEAASLGIIGGADGPTAIFTTIKLAPHLLGPIAIAAYSYMALVPVIIPLVVKLFCTKKELCINMKEQEKMYPSKTEIKNLRVLKIIFPIVVTTVVALFVPSAVPLVGMLMFGNLVKEIGTNTFRLFDAASNSIMNAATIFLGLSVGATMTAEAFLNWTTIGIVIGGFLAFALSITGGIFFVKLVNLFSKKKINPLIGATGLSAVPMASRVANEIALKYDPKNHVLQYCMASNISGVIGSAVAAGVLISFLA; via the coding sequence ATGAACGAAATATTTGAGAACTTATATGACATGACTGCGTTCAGCAATATCATTGCCGAACCGCAGTTCCTGATAATGTATGCTATTGCGTTCGTTCTGCTCTATCTGGGTATTAAGAAACAGTACGAGCCGCTGTTGCTTATTCCTATTGCTTTCGGTGTGTTGTTAGCCAACTTCCCCGGAGGAGATATGGGCGTGATTCAGGCGGACGAAAATGGTATGGTGATGGTAAACGGAGTGCTGAAGAACATCTGGGAAATGCCTTTGCATGACATTGCCCACGAGTTGGGGCTGATGAACTTCATCTACTATATGTTGATTAAAACAGGTTTTCTGCCACCGATCATCTTTATGGGGGTTGGTGCGTTGACGGACTTCGGGCCGATGTTACGTAACTTGCATCTTTCTATATTCGGTGCAGCCGCACAGTTGGGTATCTTTACCGTATTGCTGGTGGCTATCCTGATGGGATTCACTCCACAAGAAGCCGCGTCTCTAGGTATTATCGGTGGGGCGGATGGTCCGACAGCCATCTTTACCACTATCAAATTGGCGCCGCATTTGCTGGGACCGATTGCTATTGCCGCTTATTCGTATATGGCGCTCGTTCCGGTGATTATTCCGCTGGTAGTGAAACTGTTCTGCACGAAGAAAGAGTTGTGCATCAACATGAAAGAACAGGAAAAGATGTATCCTTCGAAGACTGAAATCAAGAATCTGCGTGTATTGAAGATTATCTTCCCGATTGTGGTAACTACCGTTGTTGCCCTCTTCGTGCCAAGTGCAGTGCCTTTGGTGGGTATGTTGATGTTTGGTAACCTGGTGAAAGAAATCGGAACCAATACATTCCGTTTGTTCGATGCTGCTTCCAATAGCATCATGAATGCTGCTACCATCTTCCTCGGGCTGTCCGTAGGAGCAACGATGACAGCCGAAGCATTCCTCAATTGGACAACAATCGGTATTGTAATCGGTGGATTCCTTGCATTTGCACTTTCTATAACCGGTGGCATTTTCTTTGTGAAACTGGTAAATCTCTTCTCGAAGAAGAAAATCAATCCGCTTATCGGCGCCACTGGTTTGAGTGCCGTTCCGATGGCGAGCCGTGTAGCCAATGAGATTGCTTTGAAGTATGATCCGAAGAATCACGTATTGCAATATTGCATGGCAAGCAACATCTCCGGAGTAATCGGTTCTGCCGTAGCTGCGGGTGTGTTGATCTCCTTCCTTGCGTAA
- a CDS encoding biotin/lipoyl-containing protein, whose protein sequence is MKREVKFSLVFRDMWQSAGKYVPRVDQLVKVAPAIIEMGCFARVETNGGGFEQVNLLFGENPNKAVREWTKPFHEAGIQTHMLDRALNGLRMSPVPADVRKLFYKVKKAQGTDITRTFCGLNDVRNIAPSITYAKEAGMISQCSLCITHSPIHTVEYYTNMALELIKLGADEICIKDMAGIGRPVSLGKIVANIKAAHPEIPIQYHSHAGPGFNMASILEVCEAGCDYIDVGMEPLSWGTGHADLLSVQAMLKDAGYQVPEINMEAYMKVRGMIQEFMDDFLGLYISPKNRLMNSLLIAPGLPGGMMGSLMADLESNLESINKYKAKRNLPFMTQDQLLIKLFDEVAYVWPRVGYPPLVTPFSQYVKNLAMMNVMAMEKGKERWGMIADDIWDMILGKAGRLPGKLAPEIVEKAEREGRKFFEGDPQNNYPDALDKYRKLMKENKWEVGQDDEELFEYAMHPAQYEAYKSGKAKEDFLADVAKRRAEKDKSPTEDAKPKTLTVQVDGQAYRVTVAYGDAELPVAPAGAAAPAGEGKEVLSPLEGKFFLVKNAQETALKVGDAVKEGDVICYVEAMKTYNAIRAEFGGTVTAICVNPGDAVSEDDILMKIG, encoded by the coding sequence ATGAAAAGAGAAGTAAAATTTAGTTTGGTTTTCCGAGATATGTGGCAATCTGCCGGAAAATACGTACCTCGTGTAGACCAACTCGTAAAGGTAGCTCCTGCCATCATTGAAATGGGCTGTTTTGCCCGCGTAGAAACAAACGGCGGAGGTTTTGAACAGGTAAATTTATTGTTTGGTGAAAACCCGAATAAAGCGGTGCGCGAATGGACGAAACCGTTCCACGAAGCCGGTATTCAAACCCACATGCTCGACCGCGCACTGAACGGACTCCGTATGAGCCCCGTTCCGGCAGACGTCCGCAAATTATTCTACAAAGTAAAGAAAGCGCAAGGAACAGACATTACCCGTACGTTCTGCGGATTGAACGACGTGCGTAACATTGCTCCTTCCATCACATACGCAAAGGAAGCCGGCATGATTTCGCAATGCTCGCTTTGCATCACTCATTCGCCTATCCATACCGTGGAGTACTACACCAATATGGCGCTGGAACTTATCAAACTGGGAGCAGACGAAATCTGTATCAAAGACATGGCAGGAATCGGTCGCCCTGTATCGTTAGGTAAGATCGTAGCAAATATCAAGGCGGCGCATCCCGAAATCCCTATCCAGTATCACAGCCATGCAGGTCCCGGATTCAATATGGCAAGCATCCTCGAAGTATGCGAAGCCGGTTGCGACTACATCGACGTAGGTATGGAACCACTATCATGGGGAACAGGTCACGCAGACTTGCTTAGCGTGCAGGCGATGCTGAAAGACGCCGGATATCAAGTGCCCGAAATCAATATGGAAGCCTACATGAAAGTACGTGGCATGATTCAGGAATTTATGGACGACTTCCTCGGCTTGTATATCAGCCCGAAAAACCGTCTGATGAACTCTTTGCTGATTGCTCCCGGACTTCCCGGCGGTATGATGGGTAGTTTGATGGCCGATCTCGAATCCAATCTGGAATCAATCAATAAATATAAGGCAAAACGCAATTTGCCGTTTATGACGCAGGACCAGTTGCTCATTAAGCTCTTTGACGAAGTGGCATACGTATGGCCTCGTGTCGGTTATCCTCCGTTGGTGACTCCGTTCAGTCAGTATGTGAAGAACCTCGCTATGATGAACGTGATGGCTATGGAGAAAGGCAAGGAACGTTGGGGAATGATTGCCGATGATATCTGGGATATGATTCTGGGTAAAGCCGGACGTCTGCCGGGCAAACTTGCTCCCGAAATCGTTGAAAAGGCTGAACGTGAAGGTCGTAAGTTCTTCGAAGGTGATCCGCAGAATAACTATCCCGATGCTCTCGACAAATATCGCAAACTGATGAAAGAGAACAAATGGGAAGTGGGACAGGACGACGAAGAACTCTTTGAATATGCGATGCACCCGGCTCAATATGAGGCTTATAAGAGCGGCAAGGCGAAAGAAGATTTCTTGGCAGACGTGGCCAAACGCCGTGCCGAGAAAGATAAGTCGCCGACAGAAGATGCCAAACCGAAGACGCTGACTGTACAAGTGGACGGACAGGCTTATCGTGTGACGGTAGCATACGGTGATGCCGAACTGCCTGTTGCGCCTGCGGGTGCTGCTGCTCCGGCAGGAGAGGGCAAAGAGGTGCTTTCACCACTGGAAGGCAAGTTCTTCTTGGTGAAGAATGCGCAGGAAACTGCTTTGAAAGTAGGCGATGCGGTGAAAGAGGGTGATGTAATCTGCTATGTAGAAGCGATGAAAACCTACAATGCTATTCGTGCGGAGTTTGGCGGTACGGTGACTGCTATTTGTGTCAACCCGGGAGATGCTGTATCAGAAGATGACATATTAATGAAGATAGGATAA
- a CDS encoding OadG family protein, translating into MENIETAILLMVVGMATVFVILLIVICLGKLLITLVNKYAPEEVVSVKREASQGPAPIPGNILAAITAAVNVVTHGKGKITKVEKL; encoded by the coding sequence ATGGAAAATATCGAAACAGCGATCCTGCTGATGGTGGTCGGAATGGCTACTGTATTTGTTATTCTGCTGATTGTGATTTGTTTAGGTAAGTTGCTGATTACATTAGTCAACAAGTATGCCCCTGAAGAAGTGGTTTCTGTGAAGCGGGAAGCATCGCAAGGTCCTGCTCCTATTCCGGGAAACATCTTAGCCGCCATTACAGCTGCTGTAAATGTGGTGACACACGGTAAAGGAAAAATCACTAAAGTAGAAAAATTATAA
- a CDS encoding phosphate ABC transporter ATP-binding protein yields MESVTPILEFKKTCVSYTKQTMAVKYVSAVIEKNTITAIMGPSGCGKSTLLRAVNLMHNLYQNIRVDGEILLNGENILSMEPIDVRRRVGMVFQRPAPFPTMSIYDNVLSGFALNGIKLSKAEKEATVERCLRSVALWDEVKDVLNKKGTFLSGGQQQRLCIARALAMKPDVLLMDEPTSALDPIATKHIEELLLELQKEVTILIVTHNMGQAKRISSKSMFMYLGELVEYGDTGTMFTNPVDERTKAYLTGKMG; encoded by the coding sequence ATGGAATCAGTAACACCTATACTTGAATTTAAGAAGACTTGCGTATCATATACCAAGCAAACAATGGCCGTAAAATATGTATCGGCAGTCATAGAAAAGAATACAATCACAGCAATAATGGGACCTTCGGGATGTGGTAAATCTACATTGCTTCGCGCTGTGAACCTTATGCACAATCTCTATCAGAATATCCGCGTAGATGGCGAGATTTTGCTCAATGGTGAGAATATCCTTTCAATGGAACCTATCGATGTTCGCCGTCGTGTGGGTATGGTCTTCCAACGTCCTGCACCGTTCCCCACAATGAGTATCTATGACAATGTTCTGTCGGGATTTGCATTGAATGGCATCAAACTCTCCAAGGCAGAGAAGGAGGCTACTGTTGAGCGTTGCTTGCGTAGTGTTGCCCTTTGGGACGAAGTTAAAGATGTATTGAACAAGAAAGGTACATTTCTCTCGGGTGGTCAGCAACAACGCTTGTGCATTGCCCGTGCATTGGCAATGAAACCCGATGTGCTGTTGATGGACGAGCCAACATCAGCTCTTGACCCTATTGCAACGAAGCATATCGAGGAACTTTTGCTCGAACTTCAAAAGGAGGTTACAATCTTGATTGTAACTCATAATATGGGACAGGCAAAGCGTATATCATCGAAATCGATGTTTATGTACTTGGGAGAACTGGTTGAGTACGGAGATACTGGAACGATGTTTACAAACCCTGTTGACGAGCGTACAAAGGCTTATTTGACAGGAAAGATGGGTTAA
- the pstC gene encoding phosphate ABC transporter permease subunit PstC produces MNDKLYRIILFVATLIMPIVCGGIVYALVTDAYDAFEHFGFLKFLTSSEWSYIEGNEQYGALPFITGTLMTTLLALIFCIPFSLPVALFVGEYFKETKVALVLSTVTDLLAGIPSIVYGLWGFYTLRPIIMALNISPQGSGVLTASLVLAIMIIPYAVSLSAEFIKMVPNDLKEGAYSLGATRAEVVRKIIFPVAGSGIFSSYVLAIGRALGETMTVTMLIGNTNNIPNSITSTGNSMASIIANQFGEANDLRLSSLIALGLVLFLITALINMIGKIMIKRAKIV; encoded by the coding sequence ATGAACGATAAACTTTACAGAATAATATTGTTTGTAGCAACATTGATTATGCCGATAGTGTGCGGGGGCATTGTTTATGCCCTTGTCACTGATGCTTATGATGCGTTCGAACATTTCGGTTTTTTGAAATTTCTAACCTCTTCGGAGTGGAGCTATATCGAAGGTAATGAGCAGTATGGCGCTTTGCCATTCATTACAGGTACGCTGATGACCACACTCTTGGCTCTTATCTTTTGCATACCATTCTCGCTGCCCGTGGCACTTTTCGTTGGTGAATATTTCAAGGAGACAAAGGTTGCATTGGTACTAAGTACCGTAACAGACTTGTTGGCAGGCATTCCCTCTATCGTTTATGGTTTGTGGGGGTTCTACACCTTGCGACCAATTATTATGGCGCTTAATATTTCTCCGCAAGGCTCGGGCGTACTAACCGCATCACTTGTTTTGGCGATAATGATTATTCCCTACGCTGTATCGCTTAGTGCGGAATTCATAAAGATGGTGCCAAACGACCTGAAAGAAGGAGCATATAGCCTGGGAGCAACACGTGCTGAGGTTGTAAGAAAAATCATTTTTCCTGTAGCTGGTTCAGGTATATTTTCATCATATGTATTGGCTATAGGTCGTGCATTGGGTGAAACAATGACTGTAACAATGCTTATTGGAAATACCAATAATATTCCAAATTCAATCACATCTACAGGTAATTCAATGGCTTCAATTATCGCCAACCAGTTTGGCGAGGCCAACGATTTACGTCTTTCATCTTTGATTGCCCTAGGATTGGTATTGTTTCTAATTACTGCTCTTATCAATATGATTGGTAAGATAATGATTAAACGCGCAAAAATAGTTTAG